One genomic region from Deltaproteobacteria bacterium encodes:
- a CDS encoding formylglycine-generating enzyme family protein encodes MPEIPNLEDAVEFAGDPEQPSPPRSSRLRRGWRCAAAIMAGPVLLVVLLPQIVSAEQQLPPSPPSPAPAPAGMVSAPAGEFFMGCNEAVDKNCAADEKPGRTVYVNAFAVDMYEVTGVDYRRCVEAGKCTAPYTNGSRNWYEPWHATHPINEVDWNQADAYCRWAGKRLPTEAEWEKAARGTDGRVYPWGSEWDDEKANMRGGTVAVGLHVAGRRRGAYRGKSTRGETVAVGLHVAGASPYRVQDMAGNVWEWTADWYDAAYYQNGPTQSPSGPKTGTFRSVRGGSWNSHPLLGRASSRRGNVPGTHTGLLGFRCAQ; translated from the coding sequence ATGCCTGAGATACCGAACCTTGAAGACGCTGTCGAGTTTGCCGGAGATCCTGAGCAGCCATCCCCGCCCAGATCTTCTCGGTTACGTCGCGGCTGGCGATGCGCGGCTGCGATTATGGCGGGACCGGTGCTGCTTGTAGTCCTTCTCCCTCAGATTGTCTCGGCGGAGCAGCAGCTTCCCCCTTCGCCGCCTTCTCCAGCTCCCGCCCCTGCCGGCATGGTCTCTGCGCCCGCCGGGGAATTTTTCATGGGCTGCAACGAGGCGGTGGACAAGAACTGCGCTGCCGATGAGAAGCCGGGGCGCACGGTGTACGTCAATGCCTTTGCCGTTGATATGTATGAAGTGACAGGGGTGGACTATCGCCGTTGTGTGGAGGCGGGAAAGTGCACGGCTCCTTATACAAATGGTTCCCGCAACTGGTATGAGCCATGGCATGCGACGCATCCAATCAATGAGGTGGACTGGAATCAAGCGGATGCCTACTGCCGCTGGGCGGGCAAGCGCTTGCCGACGGAAGCAGAGTGGGAAAAGGCGGCGCGGGGGACAGATGGGCGCGTCTATCCTTGGGGGAGCGAATGGGATGACGAGAAGGCGAATATGAGGGGGGGAACGGTTGCTGTTGGGCTGCACGTGGCAGGAAGACGGCGTGGGGCATATCGGGGCAAGAGCACAAGGGGGGAAACGGTTGCTGTTGGACTGCACGTGGCAGGGGCGAGTCCTTATCGAGTCCAGGACATGGCGGGGAACGTGTGGGAATGGACGGCGGACTGGTATGATGCCGCTTACTACCAAAATGGTCCGACGCAGAGTCCGAGTGGACCAAAGACAGGAACATTCCGTTCCGTGCGCGGTGGGTCGTGGAACTCCCACCCCCTACTCGGGCGCGCGTCCTCCCGCCGTGGGAACGTCCCAGGCACCCACACCGGCCTTCTCGGTTTTCGCTGCGCCCAGTAG
- the hisH gene encoding imidazole glycerol phosphate synthase subunit HisH gives MIAIIDYGMGNLRSVQKGFEKMGFAAEITRDPRCIEAAPGVVLPGVGAFGACMNGLAECGLVDSVYRVVAAGTPLLGICVGMQILFSESVEFGRVRGLDILKGRIVRFDPAQIAGGKIPHMGWNQLHIERRAPHLEGLQDGSSVYFVHSFYPVPDDPSVVATTTDYGGTEFTSSVWQNNIFATQFHPEKSQDIGLRILANFGKLVGAGPRACPTPGDHRGSPLQ, from the coding sequence ATGATTGCCATCATCGATTACGGCATGGGCAACTTGCGTAGCGTCCAGAAAGGCTTCGAGAAGATGGGGTTCGCGGCGGAAATCACCCGCGACCCTCGCTGCATTGAGGCTGCGCCGGGCGTGGTGCTGCCGGGAGTCGGCGCGTTTGGCGCCTGCATGAATGGCTTGGCCGAGTGCGGTCTGGTGGATTCGGTCTATCGCGTCGTTGCTGCCGGCACTCCCTTGCTCGGCATCTGCGTCGGTATGCAGATCTTGTTCTCGGAAAGCGTCGAATTCGGTCGGGTGCGCGGGCTCGATATTCTCAAAGGTCGAATCGTGCGTTTCGACCCCGCTCAGATCGCCGGCGGCAAGATTCCCCACATGGGCTGGAACCAGTTGCATATCGAACGTCGCGCCCCACATCTGGAAGGGCTGCAAGACGGTTCCTCCGTGTATTTCGTGCACTCGTTCTACCCTGTGCCGGACGATCCCAGCGTTGTCGCCACCACCACCGACTACGGCGGCACCGAGTTCACCTCCAGCGTCTGGCAGAACAACATCTTCGCCACGCAGTTTCACCCGGAGAAAAGTCAGGACATCGGCCTGCGCATCTTGGCGAATTTCGGCAAACTCGTAGGGGCAGGCCCCCGCGCCTGCCCTACCCCGGGCGACCACAGAGGATCGCCCCTACAATAG
- a CDS encoding CinA family protein, whose product MKTFPLIVQIHTSPMMAVIVVTGGGAQAIADLLAVPGASKTVLEALVPYSDKALAEFLGESPTQAVSIETATAMAQAAYRRALRLRDDPAAPVIGLACTATLATNRPKKGEHRAHIGLCSHTQTRVSSLMLAKGTRNRQEEERIVSKVLLHVLAEACGIDTALLDLRLRPEEQVQLTVVAKHPLPAS is encoded by the coding sequence ATGAAGACGTTCCCCCTGATCGTCCAAATCCACACCAGCCCAATGATGGCAGTCATCGTCGTCACCGGTGGCGGGGCGCAAGCAATCGCGGATCTCTTGGCCGTTCCAGGGGCGTCGAAGACAGTCCTGGAAGCGCTCGTCCCTTACAGTGACAAAGCGCTTGCGGAGTTTCTTGGAGAATCGCCAACGCAAGCAGTTTCTATCGAGACCGCGACGGCAATGGCCCAAGCCGCCTATCGACGAGCGCTGCGCTTGCGAGATGATCCTGCGGCTCCAGTAATTGGGCTCGCTTGCACCGCCACCCTGGCCACTAATCGCCCCAAGAAAGGCGAGCATCGTGCCCATATCGGCCTGTGCTCCCATACCCAAACGCGGGTCTCTTCACTCATGCTCGCCAAAGGAACACGCAATCGGCAGGAAGAAGAGCGCATTGTCAGCAAGGTGCTGCTCCATGTTCTTGCCGAGGCCTGCGGCATCGACACCGCGCTCCTCGACCTTAGGCTTCGTCCGGAAGAGCAAGTCCAGCTCACCGTCGTGGCGAAGCACCCCTTGCCTGCCTCCTGA
- a CDS encoding thiolase domain-containing protein (Catalyzes the synthesis of acetoacetyl coenzyme A from two molecules of acetyl coenzyme A. It can also act as a thiolase, catalyzing the reverse reaction and generating two-carbon units from the four-carbon product of fatty acid oxidation), giving the protein MAAPVYILGGYQTDFARNWMKEGKDVVGLMQESVTGGLTATGIDAKEIEVAHVGNFASELYCKQGHLGGFLGEIDPALSGIPTSRHEAACASGSVSIMMAAAEIEAGRYNVALVIGVEQMKTVDPGTGGDFLGTAGWYEHEAKGVEFPFPKLFGRLGDEYEKRFGLKDEHLARIAEINFSNARRNPQAQTRGWFTNETQNLSSGKYANPVAGRLKVRDCSQVTDGAASLFLASEAFAKQYAARRGLQLDQLPRILGWGHRTAPMRFDTKIVESKNSPYVLPHTRQAIIDAFRRAGMADVWGVQGIETHDCFTPSEYMAIDHFGITKPGESWKAIEEGVIELGGKLPINASGGLIGGGHPVGATGTRQALDAFKQVTGQAGEYQIDGAKKIATLNIGGSGTTTVAMVIGA; this is encoded by the coding sequence ATGGCTGCACCGGTATATATTCTCGGCGGTTATCAAACCGACTTCGCTCGTAACTGGATGAAAGAAGGCAAGGATGTCGTGGGCCTGATGCAGGAATCCGTGACTGGCGGACTCACCGCCACCGGCATCGATGCGAAAGAAATCGAAGTCGCGCACGTGGGCAACTTTGCCTCGGAACTGTATTGCAAGCAGGGCCACTTGGGCGGATTCCTGGGCGAGATCGATCCTGCTTTGTCCGGCATTCCCACGTCTCGCCATGAAGCTGCCTGTGCTTCCGGCAGTGTGTCGATCATGATGGCGGCGGCGGAGATCGAAGCCGGGCGTTACAATGTGGCGCTGGTAATCGGCGTCGAGCAAATGAAAACCGTCGATCCCGGCACCGGCGGCGATTTCCTGGGGACAGCGGGTTGGTACGAGCACGAGGCGAAAGGCGTCGAGTTTCCGTTTCCGAAGCTGTTCGGTCGCCTGGGTGACGAATATGAAAAACGCTTCGGCCTCAAGGACGAACATCTCGCGCGTATTGCCGAGATCAACTTCTCGAACGCCAGACGTAATCCGCAAGCGCAGACACGTGGCTGGTTCACCAACGAGACGCAAAACCTCTCTTCCGGCAAATATGCCAATCCCGTGGCCGGACGGCTCAAAGTCCGCGATTGTTCGCAAGTGACGGATGGCGCGGCGTCGCTCTTCCTGGCTTCGGAAGCGTTCGCCAAGCAGTATGCCGCCCGTCGTGGCCTGCAACTCGACCAACTGCCGCGTATTCTCGGCTGGGGGCATCGCACCGCGCCGATGCGTTTCGACACCAAAATCGTTGAGAGCAAGAACAGCCCCTACGTGCTGCCGCACACTCGCCAAGCGATCATCGACGCCTTCCGCCGCGCAGGGATGGCCGATGTCTGGGGCGTGCAAGGCATCGAAACCCACGACTGCTTCACTCCTTCCGAATATATGGCGATCGATCATTTCGGCATCACCAAGCCGGGAGAATCGTGGAAAGCGATCGAAGAGGGCGTGATCGAATTGGGCGGAAAATTGCCCATCAACGCCAGTGGCGGACTCATCGGCGGTGGTCATCCCGTCGGCGCGACCGGTACGCGGCAAGCGCTGGATGCGTTCAAACAGGTGACTGGCCAAGCTGGCGAGTATCAGATCGACGGTGCCAAGAAGATTGCTACCCTCAACATCGGTGGCTCCGGCACGACCACCGTGGCAATGGTGATTGGGGCGTAA
- a CDS encoding lipo-like protein, with translation MAESFLRHMRDLVTAPVRAVRQFVIRQLSRILTKPLKNYTSRTPNDLAALKRHIRKGDIVLVEGEQRISEVIKYLTQSSWSHAALYVGDDLMHRQHPQAGQLRAAFGEEADFLLIEALVDSGVVASPLSKYTSFNIRVCRPHNLRKEHSQAILDEVIGQLGYTYDLRNVLDLARYFLPVSLVPRRLRRKALHFGSGLPTQVICSSMIAAAFGKVGFPIVPIVVRDSTNRSSSASFLHRLFPRSPQSEVSPIFRRAHPTLTTPRDFDLSPYFEVVKFNVIESRHFDYSRIVWTEDQEENEEQVAALSLPHP, from the coding sequence TTGGCCGAATCGTTTCTGAGGCATATGCGAGATCTGGTGACCGCCCCCGTACGCGCCGTCCGTCAGTTCGTCATCCGTCAACTCTCCCGGATATTAACCAAGCCGCTCAAGAACTACACCTCGCGCACGCCCAACGACTTGGCCGCGCTTAAGCGCCATATCCGCAAAGGCGATATTGTCCTAGTCGAGGGCGAGCAGCGGATCAGCGAAGTGATTAAGTATCTGACCCAGAGTTCGTGGTCGCACGCCGCTCTCTACGTGGGCGATGACCTGATGCACCGCCAGCACCCGCAAGCCGGGCAGCTACGTGCCGCGTTCGGCGAAGAAGCCGATTTCCTCCTGATCGAAGCGCTCGTTGACAGCGGTGTCGTCGCCTCTCCGCTCTCGAAGTACACCAGCTTCAACATCCGCGTCTGCCGTCCGCACAATCTGCGCAAAGAACATTCGCAGGCGATTCTCGACGAGGTGATCGGACAGCTTGGCTACACCTACGATCTTCGGAATGTCCTCGACCTCGCCCGCTATTTTCTCCCAGTCAGTTTGGTGCCGCGACGTTTGCGGCGGAAAGCCCTCCATTTCGGCAGCGGTTTGCCTACCCAGGTCATTTGTTCCAGCATGATCGCCGCCGCGTTTGGCAAGGTCGGGTTTCCCATCGTTCCTATCGTAGTCCGCGACTCGACCAACCGCAGTTCCTCGGCTTCTTTCCTGCACCGCCTTTTTCCTCGCTCCCCCCAATCGGAGGTCTCGCCCATTTTCCGTCGCGCCCATCCGACCCTTACGACACCGCGAGACTTCGATTTGTCGCCTTACTTCGAGGTCGTAAAATTCAACGTGATCGAGTCGCGGCACTTCGACTACAGTCGTATCGTCTGGACGGAAGACCAGGAGGAGAACGAAGAACAGGTAGCCGCGCTCTCCCTGCCCCACCCTTGA
- the moaC gene encoding cyclic pyranopterin monophosphate synthase MoaC, translating to MKKLSHVDTQGRAHMVDVAAKQVTVREAIATGVVRLQPAVLRLITAGQMPKGDVLATARLAGIMAAKKTSDLIPLCHPLPIASVKVEFRSDEAAGTIAIEARVKVEAKTGVEMEALTAVSVAALTIYDMCKAVDKGMVISDICLQKKTGGKSGTYVRAA from the coding sequence ATGAAAAAACTGAGTCATGTCGATACCCAAGGGCGAGCGCACATGGTCGATGTCGCCGCCAAGCAAGTCACGGTTCGCGAAGCGATCGCCACTGGCGTGGTGCGCCTGCAACCTGCAGTGCTCCGTCTCATTACCGCCGGGCAAATGCCGAAAGGCGATGTGCTGGCGACAGCACGGCTTGCCGGTATTATGGCGGCCAAGAAAACGTCGGATCTTATTCCTCTCTGCCACCCTTTGCCGATTGCGTCAGTAAAGGTGGAGTTCCGCTCGGACGAAGCGGCGGGCACCATCGCCATCGAAGCGCGGGTCAAGGTCGAAGCGAAAACCGGCGTCGAAATGGAAGCGCTCACGGCGGTCTCCGTGGCCGCGTTGACGATCTACGACATGTGCAAAGCTGTAGACAAAGGCATGGTCATCTCGGACATTTGTCTGCAAAAGAAGACCGGCGGAAAGAGCGGTACGTATGTGAGGGCGGCGTGA
- a CDS encoding aldo/keto reductase produces the protein MKEQAPAHISPSVHENSTALAPTRRQFLRTAAVSVAVGGAAVVAGCEYKTQLFLLSRAPKEAENKNADWQEARIRGYRPLGRTGMQMSDISFGCSGLDNVATVKQALERGVNYFDTSPDYSRAGSEQTLGEGIKGFPRDKLFIVSKFCTPDGHLSTDTPVKDVIASVEGSLQRLGTDYLDLAHIHAVNSIERLMNPNIHEAFDRLKEQGKLRFLGVSSHTPQLEKVMRHAVDSGRFDVLMVAYNFKNWPDLTTIFRDAKQKGVGVVAMKTLKGAKHTALSDFTPTERESFAQAAFKWVLANENVSGLVVSINSLSQIDEYLHASGQPLQQTDLQLLEKYDRLVSNDYCRPGCGACLSSCPAELPIDDILRYAMYYENYGQQRLGMELYARAAQAGAVSQCTECKAPCEQACPFGLPIKTKLQRADRLLRFV, from the coding sequence ATGAAGGAACAGGCTCCTGCTCACATTTCCCCTTCCGTTCATGAGAACTCCACTGCCCTTGCTCCTACTCGCCGTCAATTCCTCCGCACTGCGGCAGTAAGCGTTGCTGTAGGTGGTGCAGCCGTCGTTGCCGGGTGCGAATACAAAACTCAACTCTTCTTGCTGAGCCGCGCACCCAAAGAGGCGGAGAACAAAAACGCGGACTGGCAGGAGGCACGCATCCGCGGCTATCGTCCACTGGGACGCACCGGCATGCAGATGTCCGACATCTCGTTCGGTTGCTCCGGCCTGGACAATGTTGCGACCGTCAAACAGGCGTTAGAACGCGGCGTGAACTATTTCGACACGTCGCCAGACTATTCCCGGGCAGGCTCCGAGCAGACGCTCGGCGAGGGCATCAAGGGATTTCCGCGCGACAAACTGTTCATCGTCTCGAAGTTCTGCACGCCGGACGGGCATCTCAGCACTGACACCCCGGTCAAGGATGTCATCGCCTCGGTCGAAGGCAGTCTCCAACGGCTAGGAACCGACTATCTGGACCTCGCGCACATCCATGCCGTGAACTCGATCGAGCGGCTGATGAACCCTAACATTCATGAAGCCTTCGATCGCTTAAAAGAACAGGGCAAGCTGCGCTTCCTCGGAGTCTCTTCGCATACCCCACAACTAGAAAAAGTCATGCGCCACGCGGTCGATTCCGGTCGCTTCGACGTCCTCATGGTCGCGTATAATTTCAAGAACTGGCCGGACCTCACCACCATCTTTCGCGATGCCAAACAGAAAGGCGTCGGCGTGGTCGCCATGAAGACGCTGAAAGGGGCCAAGCACACGGCTCTGTCGGATTTCACGCCCACGGAACGAGAGTCCTTTGCGCAAGCGGCGTTTAAGTGGGTGCTCGCGAACGAGAACGTGAGCGGCCTAGTGGTGTCGATCAATTCGCTCTCACAAATCGACGAATATCTCCACGCCTCTGGTCAACCACTGCAACAGACTGATCTTCAACTGCTAGAAAAATACGACCGCCTCGTTTCCAATGACTACTGCCGTCCGGGTTGCGGAGCCTGCCTGTCTTCTTGTCCGGCTGAACTGCCGATCGACGATATCCTGCGTTACGCCATGTACTACGAAAATTACGGTCAGCAGCGGCTCGGCATGGAGCTGTACGCGCGCGCGGCGCAAGCAGGCGCTGTTTCGCAGTGCACAGAATGCAAGGCACCGTGCGAGCAAGCCTGCCCGTTCGGACTCCCCATCAAAACTAAGCTGCAACGGGCAGATCGACTGTTGCGGTTTGTGTGA
- a CDS encoding type II toxin-antitoxin system VapC family toxin: protein MIVLDTDHISALQYRDAPKAFALQARLSTFSPEEIATTAITIEEQMRGWLGAIHRHTDVHQQVAYYDRLVKLFDFFSEWLILPFDQRAADQFQALRNQGIRVGTMDLKIASIVLVHDATLLSENLRDFRQVAGLQVEDWLQS from the coding sequence ATGATCGTTCTCGACACCGATCACATCTCGGCTCTTCAGTATCGGGATGCCCCCAAAGCCTTTGCTTTGCAAGCACGCCTGAGCACCTTTTCTCCTGAAGAAATCGCCACAACCGCCATCACCATTGAAGAGCAAATGCGAGGATGGTTAGGGGCAATTCATCGCCATACCGATGTCCATCAGCAGGTGGCCTATTATGATCGCCTCGTCAAACTTTTCGATTTCTTCTCGGAATGGTTGATTTTGCCGTTCGATCAGCGGGCGGCAGACCAGTTCCAGGCGTTACGGAACCAGGGAATTCGCGTCGGGACAATGGACCTCAAGATCGCATCGATTGTGCTCGTACACGATGCCACCTTGCTCTCGGAGAACCTGCGCGATTTTCGGCAAGTGGCAGGATTGCAAGTCGAAGACTGGCTTCAGTCTTAA
- a CDS encoding 3-keto-5-aminohexanoate cleavage protein has product MAKVIIESAINGNAMRSSNPNIPYSPQEIAADAIATCKAGAALIHFHVRDPQTGAWVQDVPYYAEVYRRTREQCKPLLWPTFPFGDDPAPRFQHFFDLAKDPQTKPDLGAGDMGSVNLVSYDARTKTVNGSSFIYKNSYDTIRYFLEGSRELGLRPTLQIFDASFLRAALVCLDQGLLTEPLLLKFYLGGPELPFGLPPNLKSLEAYLEMLKGVRCNWFAATLGGDNLPLVPVILSLGGHIRIGLEDYQYAKEGQLTNPQIVERAVTMIKAMGHEVATPEEARAILEA; this is encoded by the coding sequence ATGGCAAAGGTCATTATCGAGTCGGCTATCAACGGCAACGCGATGCGTTCGTCGAACCCCAACATTCCCTACAGCCCACAAGAAATCGCGGCAGACGCCATCGCCACCTGCAAGGCCGGCGCGGCGCTGATTCATTTTCACGTGCGCGATCCGCAGACCGGCGCGTGGGTGCAGGATGTGCCGTACTACGCCGAGGTCTATCGCCGCACCCGCGAGCAATGCAAGCCGCTCTTGTGGCCAACCTTTCCGTTCGGTGACGATCCCGCGCCGCGATTTCAGCATTTCTTCGATTTGGCCAAAGATCCGCAGACGAAACCCGACCTGGGTGCCGGCGACATGGGCTCGGTGAACCTCGTCTCGTATGATGCCCGCACCAAAACCGTCAACGGTAGCTCGTTCATCTACAAAAACTCCTACGACACCATCCGCTATTTTCTCGAAGGCTCGCGCGAGCTGGGCCTACGTCCGACCTTACAAATCTTCGATGCGAGCTTCCTGCGCGCAGCGCTGGTCTGTCTCGATCAAGGACTGCTGACCGAACCGCTGCTGCTGAAATTCTACTTGGGCGGACCAGAACTGCCGTTCGGTTTACCGCCTAACCTCAAGAGCCTGGAAGCCTACCTCGAAATGTTGAAGGGCGTACGCTGCAACTGGTTCGCGGCGACGCTCGGCGGCGACAATCTGCCGTTGGTTCCGGTCATCCTGAGCCTCGGCGGTCACATCCGCATCGGACTCGAAGACTATCAGTACGCCAAGGAAGGCCAGCTCACTAATCCGCAAATCGTGGAACGCGCAGTCACCATGATTAAAGCCATGGGGCACGAGGTGGCTACGCCGGAGGAGGCGCGCGCGATACTGGAAGCCTAA
- the hisA gene encoding 1-(5-phosphoribosyl)-5-[(5-phosphoribosylamino)methylideneamino]imidazole-4-carboxamide isomerase, which produces MLVIPAIDLKGGRCVRLYQGDMDQATIYSDDPVATALRWQNEGAERLHVVDLDGAVSGVGVNTSVIERICRALTIPVQVGGGIRTLDTAEHLFARGVSRIILGTVAYRQPEVVAAACQRFPGRVTVGIDARAGKVAVQGWTEATELDAITLAARCKEMGVSEIVYTDIARDGTEQGVNLDATLALARAVALPVIASGGVASLSDIERLLPLQAEGIVGVIVGRAIYTGAVKLPEALALARRAAVS; this is translated from the coding sequence ATGTTGGTAATCCCAGCAATCGACCTCAAAGGCGGCCGGTGCGTGCGCCTGTATCAAGGCGACATGGACCAGGCCACCATCTATTCCGATGATCCAGTCGCCACGGCGCTACGCTGGCAGAACGAAGGCGCGGAGCGACTCCACGTGGTGGACCTCGACGGGGCCGTGTCGGGCGTTGGTGTCAACACGTCCGTGATCGAGCGGATTTGCCGAGCGTTGACGATTCCTGTGCAGGTGGGCGGTGGCATCCGCACGCTCGACACGGCGGAGCATCTCTTCGCCCGTGGGGTCAGCCGGATCATTCTCGGCACTGTGGCCTATCGCCAGCCTGAGGTCGTCGCCGCAGCCTGCCAGCGCTTTCCCGGACGCGTCACCGTCGGCATCGACGCGCGTGCCGGTAAGGTGGCAGTGCAGGGGTGGACGGAAGCCACGGAACTCGACGCCATCACCCTCGCCGCTCGGTGCAAAGAAATGGGGGTCAGCGAAATCGTCTATACCGACATCGCCCGCGACGGCACCGAGCAGGGCGTGAATCTTGACGCCACGCTCGCGTTGGCGCGGGCCGTGGCTCTGCCGGTCATCGCCTCGGGCGGGGTCGCTAGTCTCAGTGACATCGAACGATTGCTGCCCTTACAAGCGGAAGGCATTGTCGGCGTGATTGTCGGACGAGCGATCTACACAGGAGCGGTCAAATTGCCGGAGGCTCTGGCCTTAGCCAGAAGAGCTGCCGTATCGTAG
- a CDS encoding metallophosphoesterase family protein encodes MKIGIVSDIHADARALRRTLEDMPSADVILCPGDAISEYRFCADTVDLLKQAKVVCIQGNHEVVLFGGRNPAYFKKCRETFAVESLEFLSAAPLSRELEFDGVKVLLVHASPWEPYDEYIYPGSARLARFATLSHDLVCFGHTHVPLIHHAGSVTVVNPGSCSQPRDQDRRGAYAIFDTYTREATVHRFSLE; translated from the coding sequence ATGAAAATTGGTATCGTCTCCGATATTCACGCTGACGCACGCGCCCTGCGCCGCACCCTTGAGGATATGCCTTCGGCGGATGTCATTCTCTGCCCTGGAGATGCGATCAGCGAGTATCGCTTCTGTGCGGATACGGTTGATTTGCTCAAGCAAGCGAAAGTAGTTTGCATACAGGGCAATCACGAAGTCGTCCTGTTCGGGGGGCGCAATCCGGCCTATTTCAAGAAATGCCGAGAAACGTTTGCCGTCGAGAGCTTGGAGTTTTTGTCCGCTGCTCCACTCTCCCGAGAACTTGAATTTGACGGCGTGAAAGTCTTACTCGTTCACGCGAGCCCCTGGGAACCGTACGACGAATATATCTACCCGGGCAGTGCGCGTTTGGCGCGCTTTGCCACCCTGTCGCACGATCTTGTCTGTTTCGGCCATACGCATGTGCCGCTGATTCACCACGCTGGCAGTGTCACTGTCGTGAATCCAGGATCGTGCTCACAGCCGCGAGATCAGGACCGCCGCGGCGCGTATGCCATATTTGACACCTACACAAGGGAAGCGACCGTGCATCGGTTTTCGTTGGAATAG
- the hisF gene encoding imidazole glycerol phosphate synthase subunit HisF, translating into MLSKRIIPCLDVKDGRVVKGINFVDLRDAGDPVEIAQRYDAEGADELTFLDITASHERRKIILDVVRRTAETVFMPLTVGGGVREIQDIRDLLNAGADKVSINTAAVSRPEFVKEAAERFGAQCIVVAIDAKSRKPVLSFVEGSKVKSQKSDEPLSWEVYSHGGRTPTGIDAIEWAQRMEAYGAGEILLTSMDRDGTKEGYDIPLTRAIAEAVTIPVIASGGVGNLQHIYEGLTAGNADAALAASIFHYREYTVRQCKDFLAEHGVRVRR; encoded by the coding sequence ATGCTGAGTAAACGGATTATTCCCTGTCTCGATGTGAAAGATGGCCGCGTCGTCAAAGGCATAAACTTCGTCGATCTCCGTGACGCCGGCGACCCGGTGGAAATCGCCCAGCGTTACGATGCCGAAGGTGCCGACGAACTGACTTTTCTCGACATCACGGCCTCGCACGAGCGGCGAAAAATCATTCTCGACGTGGTACGCAGAACCGCCGAGACCGTCTTCATGCCACTCACCGTCGGTGGCGGTGTGCGGGAAATTCAAGACATTCGCGACCTCTTGAATGCGGGCGCGGACAAGGTGTCGATTAACACGGCTGCAGTCAGTCGTCCCGAATTCGTCAAGGAAGCGGCGGAACGGTTCGGCGCACAGTGCATCGTGGTTGCGATTGACGCTAAAAGTCGAAAGCCTGTCCTGAGCTTTGTCGAAGGGTCAAAAGTCAAAAGTCAAAAGTCGGACGAGCCGTTAAGCTGGGAGGTGTATAGTCATGGAGGGCGCACTCCGACTGGTATCGATGCGATCGAGTGGGCGCAACGCATGGAAGCCTATGGTGCCGGCGAGATTTTGCTGACCAGCATGGACCGCGACGGCACGAAAGAAGGCTATGACATTCCGCTCACCCGTGCGATCGCCGAGGCAGTGACGATTCCCGTGATCGCTTCCGGCGGAGTCGGGAATCTGCAACACATCTACGAAGGACTCACCGCCGGCAATGCGGATGCCGCGCTCGCCGCCTCCATCTTCCATTATCGGGAATACACCGTGCGGCAATGCAAAGACTTTTTGGCGGAGCACGGTGTCAGAGTGCGGAGGTAA